In Nymphaea colorata isolate Beijing-Zhang1983 chromosome 3, ASM883128v2, whole genome shotgun sequence, a genomic segment contains:
- the LOC116250103 gene encoding uncharacterized protein LOC116250103 yields MDCSEWMKEKVYWFRSRLTLVALILGQIVSLLITSTGFASSELARKGISAPTSQSFFNYVLLAVIYGGIVLHRRKRLHAKWYYYVMLAFVDVEANYLVVKAYQYTSLTSVMLLDCWTIPCVIFLTWMFLKTHYGVLKFTGVAICISGLVMVVFSDAHASDRGRGSNPIKGDLLVVGGSMLYGISNVSEEFLVKNADRVELMAMLGTFGAIIGACQIIILERHELQSIHWTAGAVLPFVGFSLAMFLFYTLVPVLLKISGSTMLNLSLLTSDMWAVLIRIFAYKEQVDWLYFLAFFMVAVGLILYSWASRNNDRIGSDDGQNNLQCSLRDEEDAFQNAEARVPQSAANISKK; encoded by the exons atggattgTTCGGAGTGGATGAAGGAGAAAGTGTATTGGTTCAGATCAAGGTTGACGTTGGTAGCTCTGATTCTGGGACAGATTGTTTCCCTGCTCATCACCTCCACGGGTTTCGCGTCTTCGGAACTTGCAAGAAAAG GGATTAGTGCGCCGACGTCACAGTCGTTTTTCAACTACGTGCTTCTGGCAGTCATATACGGAGGCATTGTTCTACATCGAAGGAAAAGACTTCAT GCCAAGTGGTATTACTATGTAATGCTTGCATTTGTTGATGTTGAAGCTAATTATCTTG TGGTCAAGGCATACCAGTATACATCCCTAACAAGTGTCATGCTGCTGGATTGCTGGACAATTCCATGTGTCATATTCTTGACCTGGATGTTCTTAAAGACTCATTATGGCGTATTGAAATTTACTGGTGTGGCTATTTGTATCAGTGGACTTGTTATGGTTGTGTTTTCTGATGCCCATGCAAGTGATCGAGGAA GAGGAAGCAATCCAATCAAAGGAGATCTGCTTGTTGTAGGTGGCTCCATGCTATATGGAATTAGCAATGTCAGTGAG GAGTTTCTAGTGAAGAATGCAGATAGAGTCGAGCTTATGGCGATGTTAGGCACATTTGGAGCTATAATCGGTGCATGCCAAAT AATCATTCTAGAGCGCCATGAACTACAGTCAATTCATTGGACGGCTGGTGCT GTACTTCCCTTTGTTGGATTTTCTTTGGCGATGTTCTTATTTTACACTTTGGTTCCCGTCTTGCTTAAG aTAAGCGGGTCTACGATGCTCAACCTTTCTTTGCTGACATCAGATATGTGGGCTGTTCTAATTCGCATATTTGCTTATAAGGAGCAG GTTGACTGGTTGtactttcttgctttctttatGGTTGCTGTTGGACTCATATTATATTCCTG GGCTTCTAGAAACAATGATAGAATAGGATCAGACGACGGCCAAAACAACCTCCAATGCAGTTTAAGAGACGAGGAAGATGCTTTTCAAAATGCAGAGGCGCGTGTCCCACAAAGCGCGGCCAACatatcaaaaaaatga